Proteins found in one Bacillus subtilis subsp. subtilis str. 168 genomic segment:
- the ftsZ gene encoding cell-division initiation protein (Evidence 1a: Function from experimental evidences in the studied strain; PubMedId: 12682299, 12950927, 14527275, 15317782, 16159787, 16322744, 16549676, 22720735; Product type cp: cell process): MLEFETNIDGLASIKVIGVGGGGNNAVNRMIENEVQGVEYIAVNTDAQALNLSKAEVKMQIGAKLTRGLGAGANPEVGKKAAEESKEQIEEALKGADMVFVTAGMGGGTGTGAAPVIAQIAKDLGALTVGVVTRPFTFEGRKRQLQAAGGISAMKEAVDTLIVIPNDRILEIVDKNTPMLEAFREADNVLRQGVQGISDLIATPGLINLDFADVKTIMSNKGSALMGIGIATGENRAAEAAKKAISSPLLEAAIDGAQGVLMNITGGTNLSLYEVQEAADIVASASDQDVNMIFGSVINENLKDEIVVTVIATGFIEQEKDVTKPQRPSLNQSIKTHNQSVPKREPKREEPQQQNTVSRHTSQPADDTLDIPTFLRNRNKRG, from the coding sequence ATGTTGGAGTTCGAAACAAACATAGACGGCTTAGCATCAATTAAAGTAATCGGAGTAGGAGGCGGCGGTAACAACGCCGTTAACCGAATGATTGAAAATGAAGTGCAAGGAGTAGAGTATATCGCGGTAAACACGGACGCTCAAGCTCTTAACCTGTCAAAAGCAGAAGTGAAAATGCAAATCGGCGCAAAGCTGACTAGAGGATTGGGAGCAGGTGCGAATCCGGAAGTCGGGAAAAAAGCCGCTGAAGAAAGCAAAGAGCAGATTGAAGAAGCACTTAAAGGTGCTGACATGGTATTCGTGACAGCTGGTATGGGCGGCGGAACAGGAACAGGTGCCGCACCGGTTATCGCACAAATCGCGAAAGACTTAGGCGCATTAACAGTCGGCGTTGTGACAAGACCGTTTACCTTCGAAGGACGCAAAAGACAGCTTCAGGCTGCAGGCGGAATCTCGGCAATGAAAGAAGCGGTGGATACACTGATCGTGATCCCGAACGACCGTATCCTTGAAATTGTTGATAAAAACACACCGATGCTTGAAGCATTCCGCGAAGCGGATAACGTACTTCGCCAAGGGGTTCAAGGTATTTCTGACTTGATTGCTACACCTGGTCTTATCAACCTTGACTTTGCTGATGTGAAAACAATCATGTCAAACAAAGGATCTGCTTTGATGGGTATCGGTATTGCTACTGGGGAAAATCGCGCGGCAGAGGCAGCAAAAAAAGCAATTTCCAGCCCGCTTCTTGAAGCGGCCATTGACGGTGCGCAAGGCGTCCTCATGAACATCACTGGAGGAACAAACCTCAGCCTATATGAGGTTCAGGAAGCAGCAGACATTGTCGCTTCGGCGTCTGATCAAGACGTAAACATGATTTTCGGTTCTGTTATTAATGAAAATCTAAAAGATGAGATTGTGGTGACAGTGATTGCAACCGGCTTTATCGAACAAGAGAAGGACGTGACGAAGCCTCAGCGTCCAAGCTTAAATCAAAGCATCAAAACACACAATCAAAGTGTTCCGAAGCGTGAGCCAAAACGTGAGGAACCTCAGCAGCAGAACACAGTAAGCCGTCATACTTCACAGCCGGCTGATGATACGCTTGACATCCCGACATTCTTAAGAAACCGTAATAAACGCGGCTAA